A window of the Sporosarcina sp. FSL K6-2383 genome harbors these coding sequences:
- a CDS encoding DUF2759 domain-containing protein has protein sequence MNLLMVIFGLIAILAVVGTVQAFKERNVLSIVFNLGAAVVFGGFTIATIVFQGYPPTL, from the coding sequence ATGAACTTATTGATGGTTATTTTCGGACTTATCGCAATTCTAGCGGTCGTTGGAACAGTCCAAGCGTTCAAAGAGCGCAATGTTCTAAGTATTGTTTTCAATCTTGGAGCTGCAGTCGTTTTTGGAGGCTTTACAATTGCAACAATCGTTTTCCAAGGTTATCCACCAACACTATAA
- a CDS encoding shikimate kinase: protein MKKVYLIGYMGCGKSAIGKRLSFATKIPYYDMDCEIVKKMGMTIPEIFEKYGEEYFREVETEFLRTFRDEFCIIATGGGAPMRKENREIMRRTGIVFFLNAPFRDIWRRIATAKKRPIVQRSTRVDLEQLYNERKPQYLQGGHFKVETENRSLRDIVDYISFQIRRLKGDL from the coding sequence ATGAAGAAAGTATATTTGATTGGTTATATGGGATGCGGGAAAAGTGCGATTGGCAAACGACTGAGCTTTGCGACAAAGATCCCTTATTATGATATGGACTGCGAAATCGTAAAAAAAATGGGCATGACCATACCAGAAATTTTTGAAAAGTATGGGGAAGAGTATTTTCGAGAGGTGGAAACGGAATTCCTTCGCACATTCCGTGATGAGTTTTGTATTATTGCGACGGGGGGAGGCGCGCCGATGCGCAAGGAAAATCGTGAAATTATGCGACGGACAGGCATTGTCTTTTTCCTCAATGCACCATTTCGCGATATTTGGCGAAGGATTGCTACAGCCAAGAAACGTCCGATCGTCCAGCGATCGACACGTGTTGACCTTGAACAGCTATACAATGAAAGAAAACCTCAATATTTACAAGGTGGACATTTTAAAGTAGAAACTGAAAATCGGTCGTTGCGTGATATTGTGGATTACATTTCATTTCAAATACGTAGACTCAAGGGTGATTTGTAG
- a CDS encoding type II secretion system protein, whose product MKSRIHEPMLKGHKEGGFTFLEMILVLSIVSLITFVILPIGDKWIRNASEEDALQAFVAAIHNLQAYSMANNVATRLDFKNSGTMYITLVPGKSEFARMTFPVGMKLSDSSRMKEVSFHANGNIMNSGTLVLETSSGLTEIRFQFQRGRMIIYE is encoded by the coding sequence ATGAAATCCCGAATCCATGAGCCAATGTTGAAGGGGCATAAGGAAGGTGGATTTACGTTTCTGGAGATGATTTTAGTTTTATCCATCGTGTCCCTTATAACGTTTGTTATTTTGCCTATTGGTGACAAGTGGATACGAAATGCATCAGAGGAAGACGCTCTTCAAGCATTTGTTGCAGCCATTCATAATTTACAAGCCTATTCCATGGCAAATAACGTTGCGACAAGATTAGATTTTAAAAATTCGGGGACGATGTACATTACACTAGTTCCAGGGAAAAGTGAATTTGCAAGAATGACTTTTCCGGTGGGGATGAAGTTGTCGGATTCGAGTCGCATGAAAGAAGTGTCATTCCATGCGAATGGAAATATTATGAATTCTGGCACGCTCGTACTCGAAACAAGCTCAGGTCTTACCGAAATTCGATTTCAATTTCAACGCGGGAGGATGATTATTTATGAATGA
- the comGF gene encoding competence type IV pilus minor pilin ComGF produces the protein MKKMDEHGYTLLESIFQLLIMALFIHLFLLFFFWKEPIERQYVDYSKMQWELFSAELQQLLTEVSEIQLLNGGKVIHFRNHHGSVDIEQSGTVIRKRVTGDGHIPLLTGVRSVVFSLDATTLTILVTTIDGAVKVRGFAVGFHP, from the coding sequence ATGAAGAAAATGGATGAGCATGGCTATACATTACTAGAAAGTATTTTTCAACTACTAATTATGGCACTCTTCATCCATCTGTTTTTATTGTTTTTCTTCTGGAAGGAGCCCATTGAACGACAGTATGTAGATTATTCTAAGATGCAATGGGAGTTGTTTTCAGCAGAATTGCAACAGCTTCTTACTGAGGTCAGTGAAATTCAATTACTGAACGGCGGAAAAGTCATACACTTTCGAAATCATCATGGCTCAGTTGACATTGAACAAAGTGGCACTGTCATTCGGAAAAGAGTAACGGGAGACGGTCATATTCCACTCTTGACAGGTGTTCGTTCTGTGGTATTTAGCCTTGACGCTACGACGTTAACTATACTTGTGACAACGATAGATGGCGCAGTTAAAGTGAGGGGGTTTGCAGTTGGCTTCCATCCATAA
- the comGA gene encoding competence type IV pilus ATPase ComGA → MNRNDNVVEQKSFQLLETAIQYDASDIHLVPMRDGYDVLFKKNARLDRSGSLPLQLASRMISFFKFLSSLDISDKRKPQSGSFHKRMQEENFSFRVSTIPSIQMKESVVIRLQRHDRITSLDDLCIEQEWSESLRRAVTKQQGLVLLTGPTGCGKTTTIYSLTAYCVNQLERHVITLEDPVENNHAHLLQIQVNEQSGMTYSAGLRAILRHSPDVIMIGEIRDSETAKIAVQAALTGHLVLTSVHSKDPAGCFYRMMDFGVSAEELRQTIICISAQRLIQRTSGQMGAVFEIIQGDHLDRMTDSIIKGDRVVVPENLQVESLIHKYGSATVMRNG, encoded by the coding sequence ATGAATAGAAATGATAACGTTGTTGAACAGAAGAGTTTTCAACTTCTAGAAACGGCCATTCAATATGATGCAAGTGATATCCATCTTGTACCGATGCGAGATGGATATGACGTATTATTTAAAAAGAATGCCAGGCTTGATCGATCCGGCTCATTACCCCTACAGTTGGCGAGTCGCATGATTTCATTTTTCAAATTCCTTTCCTCACTTGATATAAGCGATAAACGCAAACCCCAAAGCGGCTCTTTTCATAAGCGTATGCAAGAAGAGAATTTTTCTTTCCGCGTGTCCACGATTCCATCTATCCAAATGAAAGAAAGTGTAGTCATCCGTCTGCAAAGACATGATCGGATTACATCACTCGATGATCTATGCATCGAACAGGAATGGTCGGAAAGCTTGCGACGGGCGGTGACCAAGCAGCAAGGGCTCGTCTTACTAACCGGACCGACTGGGTGTGGTAAAACCACCACCATTTACTCACTAACAGCTTACTGTGTAAACCAACTAGAGCGCCATGTTATTACATTAGAAGATCCTGTTGAAAACAATCATGCTCATTTACTACAAATTCAGGTAAATGAACAATCGGGGATGACGTATTCTGCAGGTCTGAGGGCAATTTTACGCCATTCACCGGATGTTATTATGATTGGAGAAATTCGTGATAGTGAAACAGCAAAAATAGCTGTTCAGGCAGCTCTGACGGGACATTTGGTGCTCACTTCTGTTCATTCCAAAGATCCCGCGGGTTGTTTTTACAGGATGATGGATTTTGGTGTTTCCGCAGAAGAATTAAGGCAAACAATTATTTGTATTTCAGCTCAACGGCTAATTCAAAGAACTTCGGGACAGATGGGTGCAGTATTCGAAATTATACAAGGTGATCATCTCGACCGCATGACTGATTCTATTATTAAGGGAGATAGAGTAGTTGTCCCAGAAAATCTTCAGGTGGAATCACTTATTCATAAATATGGTTCTGCAACAGTGATGCGGAATGGTTGA
- the comGB gene encoding competence type IV pilus assembly protein ComGB, whose amino-acid sequence MVEFAKKSVFQKKNTLQNQPAFLDRLAVLLLEGYTFYDGIVLLLPHHMKKYESTLAVIHEDLKEGLEVTSILRRLGFSSNALLPVAIAELDGRLALAMKGMALRLRRKEEKQKKLKNLLAYPMILFLFIGTLLIAFRRFFLPNIEMLAFTRPSESKGFISLLPSIVTKIPDAIVLFAMFIALLTLIAVHVYKKFEPKTKIRTMMSFPIVGTLFSMIKTRDFASELGSLLESGLSMQDALDVLVEQQLDKVLSEIAGNVRRLVVFGEPFDVATQLTQGLTRQLAAFAKHGADSGYLSKELLIYSEHLGEEIDNKLAKALTMLQPALFCIIAICILAAYLALLLPVYGMMDKL is encoded by the coding sequence ATGGTTGAGTTTGCAAAGAAGTCAGTGTTCCAGAAAAAGAATACGTTGCAAAATCAACCAGCATTCCTCGATAGGCTTGCTGTCCTGCTACTAGAAGGTTACACATTTTATGATGGCATCGTTCTGCTATTGCCCCATCATATGAAAAAGTATGAATCGACACTGGCTGTTATTCATGAAGATTTAAAGGAAGGGCTTGAAGTGACATCTATTTTAAGACGGTTGGGGTTTTCATCGAATGCACTTCTGCCTGTAGCTATTGCTGAATTGGATGGACGGTTAGCGCTAGCAATGAAAGGGATGGCGCTTCGTTTAAGAAGAAAAGAAGAAAAACAGAAGAAGTTAAAAAATCTTTTAGCTTACCCGATGATTCTATTTCTGTTTATTGGTACACTACTCATTGCTTTTCGGCGTTTCTTTCTACCAAACATAGAGATGCTAGCTTTTACTAGGCCGAGTGAGTCAAAGGGATTTATTTCTCTATTGCCATCAATTGTCACAAAAATACCAGACGCTATCGTCTTGTTTGCGATGTTCATAGCATTGCTGACGTTAATAGCCGTCCATGTATACAAAAAATTTGAACCGAAAACTAAAATTCGGACGATGATGTCATTTCCAATTGTAGGTACTCTTTTTTCTATGATTAAAACACGTGATTTTGCAAGTGAGCTAGGTAGTTTGCTGGAGTCTGGCCTTTCGATGCAGGACGCTTTGGATGTTTTAGTGGAGCAGCAATTGGACAAGGTACTCAGTGAAATTGCTGGTAATGTGAGGAGGTTAGTTGTTTTTGGAGAGCCATTTGATGTAGCAACTCAGTTGACTCAAGGACTGACAAGACAATTAGCTGCATTTGCGAAGCACGGAGCGGATAGTGGTTATTTATCGAAAGAACTATTAATTTACAGTGAGCATTTAGGGGAGGAAATCGATAATAAGTTAGCAAAGGCGTTAACAATGCTACAGCCAGCTCTATTCTGCATTATAGCAATTTGCATTTTAGCTGCATATTTAGCTTTGTTACTTCCTGTTTACGGAATGATGGATAAATTATGA
- a CDS encoding DUF2626 family protein: MDNMFKLMGWWTGIFAVMFFIGDMLPASLIFVASTVFFLLLGFLNLSERMYMYIFGAYLTVFMVGFSYYTTFIHVQGMH, encoded by the coding sequence ATGGATAATATGTTTAAGTTAATGGGCTGGTGGACAGGTATTTTCGCAGTTATGTTCTTCATCGGAGACATGCTACCTGCCTCACTTATTTTTGTTGCGAGCACTGTTTTCTTCTTACTACTTGGGTTTTTGAACCTTTCAGAACGTATGTATATGTATATTTTCGGAGCTTACCTAACTGTTTTCATGGTTGGATTCAGCTACTATACAACATTCATCCACGTACAAGGTATGCACTAA
- a CDS encoding MBL fold metallo-hydrolase: protein MLKINTYPLGPIQTNCYIIQDEARNCLIIDPGEESGRIIRKVVSQELMPVAILLTHAHFDHIGAVDSIRDRFNIPVYIHEEESEWLSDPKLNGSAKYPSIPDVCNRQADHLISQEGIMEVGPFTFEVRHTPGHSPGSVSFIFEDARFAVVGDTLFKQSVGRTDLPGANTGVLLDSIHTKLLTLDDEFIIYPGHDSSTTPGDEKDSNPYLKGF from the coding sequence ATGTTGAAGATTAATACATATCCGCTCGGACCCATTCAGACAAATTGCTATATTATTCAGGATGAAGCGAGAAATTGCTTAATTATCGATCCAGGTGAGGAAAGCGGGCGTATTATTCGTAAAGTTGTGAGTCAAGAATTGATGCCCGTTGCCATTTTATTAACGCACGCACATTTTGATCATATTGGTGCTGTTGACAGCATACGAGATCGCTTCAACATACCGGTTTATATTCATGAGGAAGAGAGTGAATGGTTGTCGGACCCTAAATTGAATGGCTCCGCCAAATACCCTAGCATTCCTGATGTATGCAATCGACAGGCAGATCATCTTATTTCTCAGGAAGGGATAATGGAGGTCGGTCCGTTTACATTTGAGGTTCGACATACTCCAGGTCATTCGCCGGGAAGCGTGTCCTTTATTTTTGAGGATGCTCGATTTGCTGTTGTAGGTGATACATTGTTCAAACAGAGTGTGGGTAGAACAGATCTACCAGGTGCTAACACAGGGGTTTTACTCGATTCAATCCATACGAAGTTACTGACACTCGACGATGAATTTATCATCTATCCTGGACATGATTCATCGACGACGCCGGGGGATGAAAAAGATTCTAATCCTTATTTGAAAGGCTTTTAA
- the comGC gene encoding competence type IV pilus major pilin ComGC, translating to MKKYMGDSGFTLIEMMIVLLIISVLILIAIPNVTKHSKSIDEKGCAAYVKMVEGQVEAFKMDEKKMPTSLAELTEKEYLPENPQCPNGSQLSISLEGKVEVVDEIPNP from the coding sequence ATGAAAAAGTATATGGGAGATTCAGGATTCACATTAATCGAAATGATGATCGTACTGTTAATTATTTCTGTGCTTATCCTCATTGCAATTCCGAATGTTACCAAGCATTCGAAGTCAATCGATGAAAAAGGATGTGCGGCTTATGTGAAAATGGTTGAAGGTCAAGTGGAGGCGTTTAAAATGGATGAAAAAAAGATGCCGACAAGTCTTGCGGAGTTGACAGAAAAAGAATATTTACCTGAAAACCCACAATGTCCTAATGGTAGCCAGCTTTCAATTAGCTTGGAAGGAAAAGTGGAAGTAGTAGATGAAATCCCGAATCCATGA